Proteins from one Buchnera aphidicola (Kurisakia onigurumii) genomic window:
- the acpP gene encoding acyl carrier protein, which yields MKNIEKKIKKIISKQFGIKYDTILNNFSLRDDLKADSLDLVELIMNIEEKFKIEISDEEVSNFDTISSICIFLKKNKIKK from the coding sequence ATGAAAAATATTGAAAAAAAAATTAAAAAAATTATTTCAAAACAATTTGGAATAAAATACGATACTATTCTAAATAATTTTTCTTTACGAGATGATTTAAAAGCAGATTCTTTAGATCTTGTAGAATTAATTATGAATATTGAAGAAAAATTTAAAATTGAAATATCTGATGAAGAAGTAAGTAATTTTGATACTATTTCTTCTATTTGTATTTTTTTAAAAAAAAACAAAATAAAAAAATAA
- the tmk gene encoding dTMP kinase, producing the protein MIKNKFIVVEGIEGSGKTEACKIIYDYLYKYGITNTIIVREPGGTIISEKIRKLIISNYNDESLNKETELLLIYAARVQLVKKIIQPALKKGLIVIGDRHHLSSLAYQGGGLGINKKKISSLKKMFIKTLNPHLTIYLDVDPKVGLSRVNQRGIKDRIENKSIKFFTKVRNTYLKLIKNCPTIITVNTMQKKNLVRNNLELIIKKWINL; encoded by the coding sequence ATGATAAAAAACAAATTTATTGTTGTAGAAGGAATTGAGGGATCAGGAAAAACTGAAGCTTGTAAAATAATTTATGATTATTTATATAAATATGGTATTACGAATACTATTATAGTAAGAGAACCAGGAGGTACTATTATTTCTGAAAAAATAAGAAAATTAATTATCTCTAATTATAATGATGAATCGTTAAATAAAGAAACTGAACTATTATTAATATACGCAGCAAGAGTTCAATTGGTAAAAAAAATAATTCAACCAGCTTTAAAAAAAGGTTTAATAGTAATTGGAGATCGGCATCATTTATCATCTTTAGCATATCAAGGAGGAGGATTAGGAATTAATAAAAAAAAAATTTCTAGTTTAAAAAAAATGTTTATCAAAACATTAAACCCTCATTTGACAATTTACTTAGATGTAGATCCTAAAGTTGGATTAAGTAGAGTGAATCAAAGAGGAATAAAAGATAGAATTGAAAATAAATCAATAAAATTTTTTACTAAAGTACGAAATACTTATTTAAAATTAATTAAAAATTGTCCTACAATAATAACTGTTAATACTATGCAAAAAAAAAATTTGGTTCGTAATAATTTGGAATTAATCATTAAAAAATGGATTAATTTATAA